DNA sequence from the Antarctobacter heliothermus genome:
GAAGCGCCAGAAGATCCGGGGCCCAGCGACAAACGCTTCAAGAACCCGCTCTGGGACAGTCACCCCTACTTCAACTACGTCAAGCAACAGTATCTCATCAACGCCGATGCCATCCATCAGGCCGTCGACACGATCGAGGATATGGACGAAAAGGAAAAGCGTCGACTGCGGTATTTCAGCCAGCAGATCGTTGACATGTTCGCGCCGACAAACTTTCTGGCCACCAACCCCGATGCGCTGATGAAAGCGGTCGAGACCGAGGGCGAAAGCCTTGTGCGCGGGCTGGAAAACCTTGTCGCCGACCTAGAGGCCAACAACGGTGAACTGGTTGTGCGTCTGGCCGATGAGAGCGCCTTTGAGATTGGCGAGAACATCGCCACGGCCCAAGGCGAAGTGATCTATCGCAACCGCATGATGGAAGTGATCCAGTATAACCCCACCACCGAGCAGGTTCAGGAAACACCGGTGGTGTTGTTCCCTCCCTGGATCAACAAGTTTTACATTCTCGACCTCAAACCCCAGAACAGCATGATCCGCTGGGTTGTCGATCAGGGGTACACTCTTTTTGTTGTCAGCTGGATCAACCCCGACGCCAAGTATCGCGATGTCGGGTTGGAGGCCTATGTCGAAGAGGGGTTCCTGAAGGCGATCGAGATTGCCAAAGATGTTTGCGACGTCCCCAAGGTGAATGCCGTTGGCTACTGCATCGCCGGTACGACGCTGTGCCTGACGTTGTCTTTGATGAAAAAGCGCGGCGACAAATCCGTGCGGTCCGCCACTTTCTTCACCGCCCTCACCGACTTCAGCGATCAGGGTGAATTCACGCCGTTTCTGCAAGATGATTTTGCCGACGGGATCGAAGAAGAGATCAATCAAGAAGGTCTCTTGCCATCCTTCATCATGGCGCGCACCTTTTCGTTTCTGCGCTCCAACGACCTGATCTATGGACCTGCGATCAGGTCCTACATGATGGGTGAAACGCCACC
Encoded proteins:
- a CDS encoding PHA/PHB synthase family protein; amino-acid sequence: MTINEVAAGESRARLEENLDRVEELSKRLVSALTRRHPTPQALSGPDSALYAKAAQAYAQEWVNNPAKLIEQQVSFWGKTVTTFVEAQQQLARGKLEAPEDPGPSDKRFKNPLWDSHPYFNYVKQQYLINADAIHQAVDTIEDMDEKEKRRLRYFSQQIVDMFAPTNFLATNPDALMKAVETEGESLVRGLENLVADLEANNGELVVRLADESAFEIGENIATAQGEVIYRNRMMEVIQYNPTTEQVQETPVVLFPPWINKFYILDLKPQNSMIRWVVDQGYTLFVVSWINPDAKYRDVGLEAYVEEGFLKAIEIAKDVCDVPKVNAVGYCIAGTTLCLTLSLMKKRGDKSVRSATFFTALTDFSDQGEFTPFLQDDFADGIEEEINQEGLLPSFIMARTFSFLRSNDLIYGPAIRSYMMGETPPAFDLLYWNGDGANLPGLMFTQYLRGLCQRNEFAKGTFEMFGEKLSVKDVDVPVMSIAAESDHIAAARDVYRGVQLMGSRSKQFVMGQSGHIAGIVNPPSKGKYGHFVHDDMSLDFDAWKKAADFQEGSWWPHWEDWLKKRSGKKVPARIPGDSAYEPLCPAPGTYVKIKAAKQIQ